One region of Bacillus zhangzhouensis genomic DNA includes:
- a CDS encoding amino acid adenylation domain-containing protein has product MKPSIMNESNVHESMDTILQDVQRTILQTNEIERFAVFSREKTIRPRPYHLSHLFLDNHMEQEAVSESIQTQTASPALADMPPALSYGGDLDVKAGAQTLQDALMEAAKTTNGLTYIVNSENELTQSYAQLKEDAERVLTGLRALGLEPGDPVFFQFSSNHAMITAFWACVLGGFVPTLVSAATTYREMNAAVKKLHHAWNLLEHPLILTDDSLIDEVQGLALLWHTDQLRVAAVEPMLSLERDIEAYPASPDDSVFFILTSGSTGMPKCVEHSHRSVLANVKGTVAANQFTQEDVSLDWMPLDHIGGIVMFHLVNVYTGCEQVRARTDDFIAQPLRWLDWMDRYRATKTWAPNFAFAMINDYEKEISSGSWDLSAMTCMINGAEAVVPKTIHRFLHLLAPHGLKGDVIRPAFGMSEISSAVVFSFAIERGNENSGVLTFEETSLTEQLKPAEARETGTVSFTELGRPIPGITIRIVNHRHELLPEDHIGSVQIKGPTIMKGYYKNDEANQEVFQTDGWFHTGDLGFLHEGRLTLTGREKDMIIINGKNYHNYEIEVIAEEVPGVETSFVAACSARMEASASDELILFFTPKLYEPSYIMRVSQDIQSHIATKMGLSASRVIPVQKHAFPKTSSGKIERAQLKKRWQEGEFDEIIKELDIRFENEHTLPDWSLQKKWTPAPLHDAEKQTAGNIVIFADTLGLADQLKSLSSNEQTYITVEPGQAFTQLTHTHFIIHPNRPSDYEQLFETLRLYGVSVKQIIHLWNYTNQEDTLHAARAKEAQKTGSMSALYVTKAIAAYKEPVEITFVSSHAVNLPEDQTHDVEKATTAGLMTAVQHEWPFIKVRCLDFSLAESDAGRSHASAIMTELTHDTSHHIAAYREGVRYIPLLTPLHLEKEQRVKKPPFKSSGFYVMTGGLGGIGRMLSEHLLTSYQAHLVLVGRKAREALSVEKQDVLISLEKLAEKRGGTVLYEKVDITDAQAIEALISRQETALDKRLHGIIHFAGIIQEELLSDMTSVSLHAMYEAKVYGTIALHEAASKRQNVLFLSSSSARTLKGGMTVGAYCAANEFVEQFALYQRLTSTVKPYCFSFSMWDETGMSEGSMIKGMLKERGYLPITKRAGIQTMLACLMTDAPLIYMGLDRSKQEIQEMIHGEIQREQAVYVFFKTDQTKAVEERLYQSIYTCIQSRLSGECSVHLYPEEYWKETEDGMPDEVYFNELIEESGHDSEGRAPQTETEKLLAHIWSELLDVSNISCGDHFFLLGGHSLKATQMLSAVRQKTGCDVPLAILFEHTRLGELADWIDSHAKADEAIPIRKMEKGQELPMSYAQQRQWFLYQLQPDLPLYNNTISFRMNGPLDVKVLHRSLQQMVQRHESLRTSFAMSGDEPVQIIHEHMTLPALEVVDVSDLASQEEKEKKAAEWAKREAGTPFRLEQDALFRAKLIRLSETDHLLLMSIHHIVSDGWSIGIAARELSESYTAMIEGREPDLSPLPIQYSDYALWQKEYLTGETLQKQLSYWKEQFAVPVEELMLPYDYTRPAVPSYRGKTKKYRLSKRLSEQLAALSINTDSTLYMTLLSAFSTLLHRLSSQDEFVIGSVIAGRNRTEMEQLIGFFVNTLALRIDHSGNPAFTELLKRVKETTMGAYAHQDVPFEMVVDELNIVREAGKQPLFQVMFVLQNLPLEASPMGEATSVLAIEDNDTAKFDLSLFVFEGAEGLQLKLEYDTDLFSDDTMERFLRYYEQLLMYICENPAQPVRQMNYLPEKEKHQLLYEWSGKTDQPAGPLLITERFEAQVKKTPHAIALESGEDQWTYQALQEKVNRLAAYLQQRGVKPHEPVGLLIDRSPEMIFGVLAIVKAGGAYVPIDPEYPDARIDYMLRDTGIQLLLTKNKWLKQVSISQTEVICLDQGYEEFLSKTELKPAALKPDGLAYINYTSGSTGQPKGVLIPHQAVIRLVCETDYVTLNEHTRILQIASFSFDAFTYELWGALLNGGRLILTDRNTILSMDTLADTLTSYKITTGFLTVPLFNRLTEEHPEALCGFDALLVGGDALSAAHIRKALPYLPEGLLNGYGPTENTTFSCVHHIRAVDEGQATVPIGRPIAYSQAYVLDDQLQPVPQGVIGEIYVGGTGLALGYLGDEEKTSQSFIPHPFQKGARLYKTGDMGRWLPNGIIDCLGRIDHQVKIRGHRVECGEIEAAMLRFEDIIECAVVPHHHENGHKRLIGYFVQKGSMTTQDIRHQLKETLPDYMVPNLLIELEELPLTANGKVDQKRLPPPEWRQEEVDKPADKAHSEEERVLEKVWTQLLGTPSIGVHDNYFELGGDSIIVIQMVARLAQEGYVIQPRDVFEKQTISQLALAMKRSDAAVSYNQSPVTGAVRLLPIQSWFFEQSMTNQDYWNLSAHMEFKQTIQLKQLTQVLSKIVDHHDMLRAIYTKAADGSWIQTIRAPGITPCVTFFDLTGVSQEEAMEQIRLETAACQGTLSLERGEVIKAILFHTSDGTSELFIAAHHLVMDGISWRIIQEDLLNGLKQLAAGQEIALAKKTASYQQWADALYEYAQTDQLQEQVPFWQKITSQEEEGSPFQTPALFNIEEHAEILSIQLTKDQTDILLRQASQAYRTEVNDLLLSGLTQAVGKPLLITLEGHGREDLFEQMDLSRTVGWFTSSYPLFIPFIQTDVERQIKEVKETLRAVPQKGIGYGLLQYMTASRLLKKAAPQMSFNYLGQLDQIDGETHLYLADERNGHVHDPKAERQHLIDVYGYVMNGQLQMNFMINRELLQYEEVRLLPERFKEKMEDILTHCVETKGGFTPSDFPMVQLTQKQIDELPDNVVDVYPLSPMQQGMLFHALLDQSSQAYFGQVHMTLEGLTDGAAYEKAWNLLVERHSILRTKFAWEGLKEPVQLIQSEGSIHLTQHDVRHLSETDQKEAVEYYLQSDRSKEFKLEDTEEPLIRIALFHRDENTCTFVFSFHHILIDGWSLFSFMKESFSLYRSLVDEREMDLPAVRPYKDFIEWLQKQDQEKALEFWKRYMSGVEAATPLPGDGGHASDEDAGVDQLSIKLTPGLQQKLEEMTGTQKVTMSTLIQTAWGLLLHLHSGSEDVVFGVTVSGRPADLPQVESMTGLFINTLPLRLPITPQWTVSQLLAHTQETVFQMREFEYTVLPDIQQLTRIPNGDSLFNSIVVFENYPIESIEPYGVRILDIASHEETNYDLTLVAVPGNTLELRVTYRSNQYTEKQIQSLMQQLIHTLEAMTEQMETPLSSFTIVTNEEKERMITDWAKNAQVSVLYPDQEEVYSGVHDPSCETEIYVLSEEHKLMPVGFPGDIFIGAKDIKALCGELADWMETHKIPHPFKYQTSEYLYPTGDVGVWTEEKKIQILDWI; this is encoded by the coding sequence ATGAAACCATCAATTATGAATGAATCAAATGTACATGAATCAATGGATACGATTTTACAAGATGTACAGAGAACCATTTTACAAACCAACGAAATCGAACGCTTCGCTGTTTTTTCTCGTGAAAAAACCATTCGGCCGCGGCCATATCACCTCTCTCATTTATTTCTCGACAATCACATGGAGCAGGAGGCCGTATCTGAATCGATACAGACGCAAACGGCTTCCCCTGCTTTAGCGGACATGCCGCCAGCCCTTTCCTATGGAGGGGATCTAGATGTTAAGGCAGGAGCCCAAACCTTGCAGGACGCCTTAATGGAGGCAGCAAAAACGACAAATGGGCTGACTTATATCGTCAATAGTGAAAATGAACTCACGCAATCCTATGCGCAGTTAAAGGAGGACGCCGAGCGGGTTCTGACAGGTTTGAGGGCGTTAGGACTTGAACCGGGTGATCCTGTGTTTTTTCAGTTTTCATCCAATCATGCGATGATAACAGCCTTTTGGGCGTGTGTGTTAGGCGGATTTGTTCCAACACTAGTGTCCGCTGCAACGACCTATCGGGAAATGAATGCCGCCGTGAAGAAGCTTCATCATGCGTGGAACCTGCTGGAGCATCCGCTCATTTTAACAGATGACTCGCTGATTGATGAGGTGCAAGGATTAGCCTTATTGTGGCATACAGACCAGTTGCGTGTCGCAGCCGTTGAGCCGATGCTTTCTTTAGAAAGAGATATAGAAGCTTATCCAGCGTCACCGGATGATTCAGTCTTTTTTATCTTAACGTCTGGAAGTACAGGCATGCCCAAATGCGTAGAGCATTCTCATCGAAGTGTGCTGGCGAATGTCAAAGGGACAGTGGCAGCCAATCAATTTACACAAGAAGATGTATCGTTAGACTGGATGCCTTTAGATCATATTGGTGGCATTGTGATGTTTCACCTTGTCAATGTGTACACGGGCTGTGAGCAGGTTCGGGCAAGAACAGATGATTTTATCGCTCAACCGTTGCGCTGGCTTGACTGGATGGACCGGTATCGTGCAACGAAGACATGGGCGCCTAACTTCGCATTTGCGATGATCAATGATTATGAGAAAGAGATTTCGTCAGGATCTTGGGATCTTTCTGCCATGACCTGTATGATCAATGGGGCAGAAGCGGTCGTACCGAAGACGATTCACCGATTTTTACATTTGCTGGCTCCGCATGGCTTAAAGGGAGATGTCATTAGACCGGCATTCGGCATGTCGGAAATCTCTTCAGCCGTTGTCTTCTCTTTTGCGATAGAGCGGGGAAACGAAAACAGCGGGGTTCTAACCTTTGAGGAAACATCACTGACAGAGCAGCTAAAACCAGCAGAGGCACGTGAGACAGGAACCGTCAGCTTTACAGAGCTGGGAAGACCAATTCCGGGTATCACAATTCGTATCGTTAATCATCGGCATGAGCTTCTTCCCGAAGATCATATTGGCAGTGTGCAAATTAAAGGGCCGACGATAATGAAGGGCTATTACAAGAATGACGAAGCGAATCAAGAAGTCTTTCAAACAGACGGCTGGTTTCACACGGGGGATTTAGGTTTTCTGCACGAAGGAAGGCTGACATTAACCGGTAGAGAAAAAGACATGATCATCATCAACGGGAAAAATTATCACAACTATGAAATTGAAGTTATTGCAGAGGAAGTACCAGGCGTCGAAACGAGCTTTGTAGCGGCTTGTTCCGCTCGAATGGAAGCATCTGCATCCGACGAGCTGATTCTCTTTTTTACACCGAAGCTGTATGAACCTTCTTATATCATGAGGGTAAGTCAGGATATTCAATCCCATATTGCAACAAAAATGGGTCTATCTGCATCGCGTGTGATTCCTGTCCAGAAGCATGCCTTTCCGAAAACAAGCTCTGGAAAAATAGAAAGGGCACAGCTCAAGAAGCGATGGCAGGAAGGCGAATTCGATGAAATCATCAAGGAGCTGGACATTAGATTTGAAAATGAACACACCTTGCCTGATTGGAGTTTACAAAAGAAGTGGACACCTGCTCCGCTTCATGATGCTGAAAAACAAACAGCAGGGAACATAGTGATCTTTGCCGACACATTAGGGCTGGCAGATCAATTGAAATCTCTTTCAAGCAACGAACAAACTTATATTACGGTTGAGCCGGGTCAAGCTTTCACACAACTCACACATACACACTTCATCATTCACCCGAATCGACCGTCTGACTACGAGCAACTCTTTGAGACGCTCCGTTTGTATGGCGTTTCGGTGAAACAAATCATTCATCTTTGGAACTACACAAATCAAGAAGACACACTTCATGCAGCGAGGGCGAAAGAAGCGCAGAAAACTGGCAGCATGAGTGCATTATATGTAACAAAAGCGATCGCTGCCTATAAGGAGCCTGTAGAGATCACCTTTGTCTCTTCTCATGCGGTGAATTTGCCGGAAGATCAAACACATGATGTGGAAAAAGCAACGACAGCAGGATTGATGACAGCTGTCCAGCATGAATGGCCGTTTATCAAGGTGCGGTGTCTTGATTTTTCTCTGGCAGAATCGGATGCCGGCCGTTCTCATGCATCAGCGATCATGACAGAGCTCACACATGACACAAGTCATCATATCGCCGCTTATCGCGAAGGTGTTCGTTATATTCCTCTTTTAACACCGCTTCATCTGGAAAAAGAACAAAGGGTGAAGAAACCGCCATTTAAATCATCCGGGTTTTACGTGATGACAGGCGGGCTTGGCGGCATTGGACGGATGCTGAGTGAGCACCTGCTGACATCCTATCAAGCGCATCTTGTGCTGGTTGGAAGAAAGGCGCGAGAGGCTTTATCTGTGGAGAAGCAAGACGTATTGATTTCACTTGAGAAACTAGCGGAAAAGCGCGGCGGCACTGTTCTTTATGAAAAGGTCGACATCACTGACGCACAAGCCATTGAAGCCCTGATCTCAAGACAAGAGACGGCTTTAGACAAAAGGCTGCATGGCATTATTCATTTTGCTGGCATCATTCAAGAAGAGCTGCTTAGTGACATGACGTCTGTGTCATTACATGCGATGTACGAAGCGAAAGTATATGGCACGATTGCGCTTCATGAAGCAGCCTCTAAACGGCAGAATGTCTTATTCCTTTCTAGCTCGTCAGCTCGAACGTTAAAGGGCGGAATGACCGTTGGCGCTTATTGCGCCGCCAATGAGTTCGTTGAACAATTTGCTCTTTATCAGAGGCTCACATCTACAGTGAAGCCGTATTGCTTTAGCTTTAGCATGTGGGATGAGACCGGAATGAGTGAAGGCTCAATGATCAAAGGCATGCTGAAAGAAAGAGGCTATCTCCCAATTACAAAACGGGCGGGCATTCAAACAATGCTGGCATGCTTGATGACAGATGCTCCTCTCATTTATATGGGATTGGATCGGTCGAAGCAGGAAATTCAAGAGATGATACACGGGGAGATACAAAGAGAGCAGGCCGTATATGTCTTTTTCAAGACCGATCAAACAAAGGCTGTTGAAGAAAGGCTGTATCAGTCCATTTATACGTGTATACAGTCTCGTCTATCTGGTGAATGTTCCGTACATCTATATCCTGAAGAATACTGGAAAGAAACAGAGGATGGGATGCCGGACGAAGTGTATTTCAATGAATTAATAGAGGAAAGTGGACATGATTCAGAGGGCAGAGCACCTCAAACCGAGACGGAGAAACTTTTGGCACACATTTGGTCCGAACTGCTTGATGTCTCAAACATCAGCTGTGGTGATCATTTCTTTTTACTCGGAGGTCATTCGCTCAAGGCAACACAAATGCTGTCTGCTGTTAGGCAAAAAACGGGATGTGATGTGCCGCTCGCTATTCTTTTTGAGCATACGAGACTTGGAGAATTAGCGGACTGGATTGATTCACATGCCAAAGCCGATGAAGCGATTCCGATACGGAAAATGGAAAAGGGGCAGGAGCTTCCGATGTCCTATGCTCAGCAACGACAGTGGTTTCTCTATCAATTACAGCCCGATTTGCCATTATACAATAATACGATTTCCTTTCGGATGAATGGACCTTTAGATGTGAAGGTGCTTCATCGCAGCCTGCAGCAAATGGTCCAAAGGCATGAATCACTTAGAACATCCTTTGCGATGAGCGGCGATGAACCGGTACAGATCATACATGAGCATATGACTCTTCCAGCACTTGAGGTGGTGGATGTATCAGATCTGGCATCACAAGAAGAAAAAGAAAAAAAAGCGGCTGAATGGGCAAAAAGAGAAGCGGGCACACCTTTCCGCTTAGAGCAAGATGCACTCTTTCGTGCGAAACTAATACGTCTGTCAGAAACAGATCATTTGCTGCTGATGTCCATTCACCACATCGTGTCAGATGGCTGGTCGATAGGCATTGCCGCAAGGGAGCTATCCGAATCGTATACAGCGATGATCGAAGGGAGGGAGCCTGATCTCTCACCGCTGCCGATTCAATATTCAGATTATGCCCTTTGGCAGAAGGAGTATTTGACTGGAGAAACACTGCAGAAGCAGCTTTCCTATTGGAAGGAGCAATTCGCGGTACCTGTGGAAGAGTTGATGCTGCCGTATGACTACACGCGTCCGGCCGTTCCATCCTATAGGGGAAAAACGAAAAAATACCGCTTGTCGAAGCGGCTATCAGAGCAGCTGGCAGCTCTTTCTATAAATACAGACAGCACCCTTTATATGACATTACTTTCGGCTTTCTCTACCTTGCTGCATCGATTGTCTTCACAGGATGAGTTTGTCATTGGATCCGTCATTGCCGGGAGAAATCGGACGGAGATGGAGCAGCTCATCGGATTTTTCGTGAATACGCTGGCACTTCGGATCGATCATAGCGGGAATCCAGCTTTCACAGAGCTATTAAAGCGAGTGAAGGAAACAACAATGGGCGCCTATGCGCATCAGGATGTGCCGTTTGAGATGGTCGTAGATGAGCTAAATATTGTACGTGAGGCTGGCAAGCAGCCGCTGTTTCAGGTCATGTTCGTTCTGCAAAACCTGCCCCTTGAAGCTTCTCCGATGGGTGAGGCGACATCCGTTTTAGCCATTGAGGATAACGATACGGCCAAATTTGATCTATCCCTGTTTGTTTTTGAAGGGGCGGAGGGTCTTCAATTAAAACTAGAGTATGATACGGACTTATTTTCTGACGACACGATGGAGCGGTTCCTTCGTTACTACGAGCAGCTGCTTATGTATATTTGTGAAAATCCAGCACAGCCGGTCAGACAAATGAATTATCTGCCAGAGAAAGAGAAGCATCAGCTGCTCTATGAATGGAGCGGCAAAACAGATCAACCAGCAGGCCCGCTTCTCATTACAGAACGGTTTGAAGCGCAGGTGAAAAAGACACCACATGCGATCGCCCTTGAATCTGGGGAAGACCAGTGGACGTATCAGGCGTTACAAGAGAAAGTCAATCGGCTTGCCGCTTATCTGCAGCAGCGAGGAGTGAAACCGCATGAACCAGTGGGGCTTTTGATCGACAGGTCGCCTGAAATGATTTTTGGGGTGCTGGCGATTGTGAAAGCAGGCGGGGCCTATGTCCCAATTGATCCTGAATATCCAGATGCACGCATTGATTATATGCTCAGGGATACAGGGATTCAGCTGTTACTGACAAAAAATAAATGGCTGAAACAAGTCTCAATCAGTCAAACCGAGGTCATTTGTCTTGATCAGGGGTATGAAGAGTTTTTATCGAAGACAGAACTCAAACCTGCTGCCTTAAAACCTGATGGACTCGCTTATATTAATTACACATCAGGATCAACTGGTCAGCCAAAAGGGGTTTTAATTCCGCATCAAGCGGTCATTCGGCTTGTATGTGAAACAGATTATGTCACCCTTAATGAACATACGCGTATTTTACAAATCGCGAGCTTTTCCTTCGATGCCTTCACCTATGAATTATGGGGAGCTCTGCTCAACGGAGGAAGGCTGATACTGACCGATCGAAATACGATTTTATCAATGGATACACTGGCTGACACGCTGACATCTTACAAGATCACAACAGGATTTCTGACAGTGCCGCTGTTTAACCGATTAACAGAGGAACATCCAGAAGCTTTATGTGGATTCGATGCCTTATTGGTCGGTGGTGATGCTTTGTCAGCTGCTCATATCCGTAAAGCGCTGCCGTATTTACCTGAAGGTCTTTTAAACGGCTATGGACCAACTGAGAATACGACGTTCTCCTGTGTGCATCACATTCGGGCAGTGGACGAGGGGCAGGCTACGGTTCCTATCGGTCGGCCAATAGCTTATTCACAAGCTTATGTATTAGACGACCAGCTGCAGCCGGTTCCGCAGGGTGTCATTGGAGAAATCTATGTAGGCGGTACAGGGCTTGCACTCGGTTACCTTGGAGATGAAGAAAAAACATCGCAATCATTTATCCCGCATCCTTTCCAAAAAGGAGCGCGTTTATATAAAACAGGCGATATGGGCCGATGGCTGCCAAATGGCATCATCGACTGCCTTGGAAGAATCGATCATCAAGTGAAAATTCGCGGACACCGCGTTGAATGCGGAGAAATTGAAGCCGCTATGCTGCGCTTTGAAGACATCATAGAATGTGCGGTTGTACCGCATCACCATGAGAATGGTCATAAGCGATTGATCGGTTATTTTGTCCAAAAGGGTAGCATGACCACGCAAGACATTCGCCATCAATTAAAAGAAACACTGCCAGATTATATGGTGCCAAACCTATTAATAGAGCTGGAGGAACTCCCGCTCACGGCAAACGGCAAGGTAGACCAAAAACGTCTTCCGCCGCCAGAGTGGAGACAGGAAGAAGTGGACAAACCGGCTGACAAGGCACACAGTGAGGAAGAACGCGTACTAGAAAAAGTGTGGACTCAGCTGCTCGGCACTCCTTCGATTGGCGTACATGATAACTACTTTGAGCTTGGCGGAGATTCGATTATTGTCATACAAATGGTGGCGCGCTTAGCACAGGAAGGCTACGTCATTCAGCCGAGAGATGTATTTGAAAAACAGACGATTTCACAGCTGGCACTTGCTATGAAAAGGTCAGACGCTGCTGTGTCCTATAATCAGTCTCCTGTTACAGGAGCTGTTCGTCTGCTTCCGATCCAATCATGGTTCTTTGAGCAATCAATGACAAACCAAGATTATTGGAATTTATCGGCGCATATGGAATTCAAGCAAACCATACAGCTCAAGCAGCTGACACAGGTTCTCTCAAAAATTGTCGATCATCACGATATGCTGAGAGCGATTTATACAAAAGCAGCAGATGGGTCATGGATTCAAACTATTCGTGCGCCTGGCATCACCCCTTGTGTCACCTTCTTTGATTTGACGGGTGTTTCACAGGAGGAAGCGATGGAACAAATCCGCTTGGAGACCGCTGCATGTCAAGGAACGTTGTCATTAGAGCGAGGTGAAGTAATCAAAGCCATTCTTTTTCACACAAGTGATGGTACGTCTGAACTCTTTATCGCTGCCCATCATCTTGTGATGGATGGAATTTCATGGCGCATCATACAGGAAGACTTATTAAATGGACTGAAACAGCTTGCGGCAGGGCAGGAAATCGCGCTTGCAAAGAAAACCGCATCCTATCAGCAGTGGGCAGATGCTCTCTATGAATATGCACAAACTGATCAATTACAAGAGCAGGTTCCTTTTTGGCAAAAGATTACGAGCCAAGAGGAAGAGGGTTCTCCTTTTCAAACACCTGCGCTTTTCAATATAGAAGAACATGCAGAAATCCTATCTATTCAATTGACGAAGGATCAAACAGATATTTTACTAAGGCAGGCATCACAAGCGTACCGAACAGAGGTAAACGATTTACTCTTATCAGGACTCACGCAAGCCGTTGGAAAGCCACTACTCATTACGTTAGAAGGGCACGGACGCGAGGATTTATTTGAACAGATGGATTTGTCACGAACAGTCGGATGGTTTACAAGCTCTTATCCTCTTTTTATTCCTTTTATTCAAACCGATGTTGAGAGACAAATCAAAGAAGTCAAAGAAACCTTAAGAGCTGTGCCGCAAAAGGGAATCGGCTATGGCTTGCTTCAATACATGACAGCATCTCGTTTACTCAAAAAAGCAGCGCCGCAGATGAGCTTTAATTATCTTGGACAGTTAGATCAAATAGACGGTGAAACACATCTTTATTTAGCAGATGAACGCAATGGACATGTACATGACCCAAAAGCAGAAAGACAGCATTTGATCGATGTGTACGGATATGTGATGAACGGTCAGCTTCAGATGAATTTTATGATCAACCGTGAACTGCTTCAGTATGAAGAGGTGCGCCTGTTACCTGAACGGTTCAAAGAAAAAATGGAGGATATTCTGACGCATTGTGTAGAGACAAAAGGCGGCTTTACGCCATCTGATTTTCCAATGGTTCAGCTGACGCAAAAACAAATCGATGAGCTTCCAGACAATGTAGTGGATGTGTACCCACTATCTCCAATGCAGCAAGGGATGCTGTTTCATGCATTATTAGATCAATCGTCACAGGCTTATTTTGGTCAAGTGCATATGACACTCGAAGGCTTAACGGACGGCGCAGCCTATGAAAAAGCTTGGAATCTACTTGTAGAGCGTCATTCGATTTTGCGGACAAAATTTGCTTGGGAAGGGCTGAAAGAGCCTGTTCAGTTGATTCAATCAGAAGGAAGCATTCATCTCACTCAGCACGATGTGCGCCATCTGAGTGAAACGGATCAGAAGGAAGCGGTTGAGTATTATTTACAATCAGATCGCTCAAAGGAATTCAAACTAGAAGATACGGAAGAACCGCTGATTCGTATTGCTTTATTCCATCGTGATGAAAACACATGCACATTTGTTTTTAGCTTTCATCATATTTTAATTGATGGCTGGAGCTTGTTCAGTTTTATGAAAGAGTCCTTTTCTTTGTACCGCTCTCTTGTGGATGAACGGGAGATGGATCTTCCTGCTGTACGTCCATATAAAGATTTTATCGAGTGGCTGCAAAAGCAGGATCAAGAGAAGGCGCTAGAGTTCTGGAAACGTTATATGTCAGGAGTAGAGGCGGCCACACCGCTTCCAGGAGACGGCGGGCATGCTTCGGATGAAGATGCAGGTGTTGATCAGCTAAGTATCAAACTAACGCCCGGGTTGCAGCAGAAACTAGAAGAGATGACAGGTACGCAGAAGGTGACAATGAGCACCCTGATTCAGACAGCGTGGGGGCTGCTTTTGCATCTTCATTCAGGATCAGAGGATGTCGTGTTCGGAGTGACAGTGTCAGGCCGGCCGGCGGATTTACCACAGGTTGAAAGCATGACAGGACTCTTTATTAACACATTGCCGCTCCGTTTGCCGATCACGCCACAGTGGACCGTTTCCCAGCTGCTGGCACATACGCAGGAAACAGTTTTTCAGATGCGGGAATTCGAATATACCGTACTGCCGGATATCCAGCAGCTGACCCGCATCCCGAATGGAGATTCATTGTTTAACAGCATTGTCGTGTTTGAAAACTATCCGATTGAATCTATCGAGCCGTACGGTGTACGCATTTTAGACATTGCGAGTCATGAAGAAACGAACTATGACCTGACCCTTGTGGCAGTTCCGGGAAATACGTTGGAGCTACGGGTCACATATCGCTCCAATCAATATACAGAAAAACAAATACAATCGCTGATGCAGCAGCTGATCCACACACTAGAAGCCATGACAGAACAAATGGAGACACCCCTCTCTTCTTTCACGATCGTGACGAATGAAGAAAAAGAGCGGATGATCACCGATTGGGCGAAAAATGCACAAGTCAGCGTGCTGTACCCAGATCAAGAAGAGGTCTATTCAGGTGTGCATGATCCTTCGTGTGAGACGGAAATATATGTCCTGAGCGAAGAGCATAAGCTGATGCCGGTAGGATTTCCTGGAGATATTTTTATTGGTGCAAAGGATATCAAAGCACTTTGCGGGGAGCTTGCCGATTGGATGGAGACGCATAAAATTCCCCATCCATTCAAATATCAAACTAGTGAATACCTCTATCCGACAGGGGATGTCGGCGTTTGGACTGAAGAAAAAAAGATTCAGATTTTGGATTGGATTTAG